In Sphaeramia orbicularis chromosome 5, fSphaOr1.1, whole genome shotgun sequence, the genomic stretch GACGTTAGATCCGATGGTGTTTCTTTCATGTAGATTTGTGCCTTTAAACCGTGATCAGCCTTCAGTTCTGATGGGTTCGTGCCACTGATTCTAGGATGTTGTATTAAACCGTCTCCGTTAGTCTGTGTTCCAGGTATTGATGATATTTTGTGCTATTTTCGTGTAAcaaatgattttattttagtatGCATCTCTCTGTATGAGGCCTTTTCAATTGTTTGATATGCACTTTTAGAAAGATGCTTGTCTTTACTGAGATCTGTTTCTGGAGATAGCGTCCAAAGAAGGTTAATATTCCGATTTTAATACATGGAGCTTGACTGGACGTTGTAGTTCTGCTGACATTTGTAAAGCCTTCTAGATGACAACATCTTTATACCCATGAAAACTCATTTCAATAAAAGACCCACCTGTACTACTTTGACTGATGTGAGTCTTGTTTGCTGTGGCTGAAATTCAAGaacataaatatttattattttattacctcataatcacctgaaaatgtgGCTTATGTTTTTGTTACCTTTCAAAGAATGAGTCCTCTTCCACTAAGTCTAGAAGAaaatggatttcttttttttcttccgtttttaaacctgtgtatgacttttgtcaccaatttttcatcaaatctgtaaaacccgagtcatagcttaagtatcacgaatccgtaagtctttctgtgattacacacctgaatctcttccctcacagtgaacaatttcaaaatgTACTCCACCAtgaacaatccatttgtttacaaaccaagccagtaggtcactcaggcattttcagaaattcgttgttatgtgcattgtgggaagcagagctccacgcaGTTGtattatggccgcagcagcaacaaacacggaaccggcttcattgcctctttctactgcagctgcgtggagttCTGCTTCTCACAAAGCACAtcgcaacaaatttccgaaaatgccagagtgacctactggctctctttgtaaacaaatggattgtttatggtggagtacacttcgaaattgttcaccatgagggaagagattcaggtgcgtaattatggaaagacttatggatttgtgatacttaggctatgactctggttttacagatttgatgaaaaattggtgaccaaagtcatacgcagctttaagcttTAAGGACAGTTACAGTTTCCCACCATTTGACTGTGGAATAAAAACCTAGAGAAAACAAAATAGACCAAACCACTGCTGCAATGTGCAACTTAACCACCAGacatcactaaatattacacattgaacctttaatttCAAGAcaattaataaaacatttttctgaaTTGAATTTATTTGAACATTGTGAGTGAAATTTAGACTATATATCCATTTTGGTTGGTCTGACATTAAAGGAAaccttttttttctgtggtgtATTCCCTATAAAAGGGGCTTTTGTGGCTCTTTATACTTCATCACTGTCTCAGCTGTTCAGATGTTCAAACACATGGACGTCCCATGTACGAGGTCATTTGGTTTGTCTGGGTTATAATAACTGTTGGGAAATAATGTTCTTCaatgtcaaagtaataaatgttaAAGCTACGTTCAATATAATTTCAGTGAAAGCACCAGGAGTTCTGATGTCACAGCCCAGTGTACACCAGTGTTAGCTTAACCCACGGCAAgttcaaaggttaaaggtcaactcaCTTTATTAACCCTGTAGCCAAATAGGGTCTTTGCGTTTTACTTAATAGTATTAGCATAAGTTAAACATGTCAGTTTACAGATGCAGTGGCTAACCTCCtgctgtaaatatgtatataatcattagtgtttatttcttcttattattattttatagtttgtcttttatctttgtggtgcacattttttcttgcactttattctgttgctgccttcaccattgaatttccccgctgtgggatcaataaaatttcATCTAATCTAAATAATATGAAGTATTTCACTTTCTGGGAAATTCTGTCAGTTTAAAACACAATTTTCAGCTTTAAAactcatgttaaaaataaataagatgtgTTTAACATATTGTAACACCACTTGAATTATCCTGTGGACTATGAACCTGACCacacaaacaacaaaccaaaTGTAGGGAATAAAGTAGGAATCGATTATCTGAAGAAACTTGTTGACTCTGATACATCAGCACGACCGTTAAAGCCACAGCAGCCACTGTTATGTGGAATACACCAAGATTAAAAAGTTCTCCTTTAAAGAGTCAGAAATGGCAATAAATTAAACAATATTATAGTTACATTAAAGTCTCTGACTACAGTACAAAAAGAAAGTCACAGTAACAAAAGTTGTCCATAAGGCCTGTGATTGAAGGCACGTACATTTAGAGACATTCACTGTCTAAACAGGTCTAAACACTGTTCATATGCTACTGCGCCTTCCTCCGGATGGAGGGATGACATCTGTCACACACATTAAACAGCAGACAACAACAGAAATCAAACCAAAAAGGTAAATGGTACTTCACATATTCCCAGATAAAGGATGATGCGCTTACAGTAAAACATCTTCCATTTTATGATCGAATGTTCTCTCCTTTATGTGCACAAAAGTTCGTGTCTGTTCGACAAATCCATGTGCTGCAGGattgggttttgatgtttttaaGGCAGTATTTGCAATTGTCTCCACAATTAAATCTTACGAGTCCGAGCTCTGTCGGTCAGTGAATGAGTGATGTTCCAGCCTTATCTGAACTTAAGATAAGCTGGCAACGAATAGTTAAAAAGCAGGAAGTCCATGCGGTACAGGTTGTAGAGCTTCTTCTGGTAGAAGGGGCTGATGTTGTGGAAGAACTGTGCTGCCATGTCCCCCGTCGTCCTGGTGCTCTTGGACGACGAGGGGAAGCTGACCTGGTCTTCGACACCAGCCAGTTGAAGAACGTAGCGGGAGTCCTGCTCCAGCGTCTCGTACTTGCCCACCACGTCGTAGTGGATGAGGCAGGGGTGGCACAGCGAGTGCACGCGCTCCCAGTGCTCATTGAAGGGCTCTTCTCGCTGCGTGGCTGGATCCACCAGGTAGTACACGAACTCCTCGAAGGACACGTCGTTCCCCCTCTCCAGAGCTTCAGGCTGGGGGTTGGACCGGTGCCGCTGGACTATCTTTGTGCCGTATCGTTTATGAAAAGCCGTGTTGTAGCTCCGTGTGAATTTGTTGCGGTACGCAGACACCAGCCGCTCGAAGGGCTCCCGCACGAAGACAAACTTCAGGTAGGAGCGCAGGCGCTGGTTGATCTGGGAGGTGGAGTACTCCGAAAGGGTGCGGAGGTTCCCTGGGACGTGGGCCTCATTGGCAGGGATCTCCAGCGGGTCCCGGTGGGAACCGGCAACGCCCGTCAGTACCATAAGCACCCGCTTCCAGTTGGTGCAGGCCACTTTGGGGACGTAGCAGTACAAGAGGCCGTGTTGGTCGTCCACGATGACGTGCTTGAGGTCCTCGGGGATCAGGACTCTGCGCTTACGGGTGTAGGAGCGACAGGCCTCTTCCAACAGCTCCCGTCGGCCCTGATGGATCGCCTGCACCGCAGACTCAAcctaaaagaagaaaaacaaccatTATTCAGTACTTATCTTCAGTTTATGTGAACGGCGTTAACTCTGGTATCTGTAACTTTACGTTCAAGTTCTGAGATGTGGATACTACGTCAtctacactgagcaaaaatagaaCCACCCCATGTACAGTATTTGAGAGACGCAcggcccaaaatgagctcatgatgtcttgagcttgtaaaacatggttaattcacttgatttgtaaacaaactttgtgtccatctctgtAAGTGAACACTTGCTCAGTGATccagtgattccacccacaacacaggtgTGTCATGTCCAGACACTGCCCAGACAGCGTTAACAGGACTCAGGCACTTTTTACactggggacaataaaaggacacaTCAAGATGTCAAAGTTCATCAGATGTCATCATGCCACAGATGTTGCAAATCATGCAGGAACGTGCCATTGGAATTTTTGATGCATGGATGTCCACTGGAATCTGTCTGCAGCTCCTGGAAGCAGAACAGATTCCTGTCCTTGACTGGCCTGTATGTCCTCCGGACATGTCGCCCATAGAGCACCTATGGAATGTTCTTGATCGATGTGTCTGCAGTAGTGTTCTACTTCTGAATAACATCCCACAGCTCCTAAGTGAGGAGTGGAAgaacattccacaggccacaatTGATGACCTTGTCCATTGGATGAGAAGACTATGCATCTCTACAGGAAGCCAATGGTACACACTCACAATATATTGAGTGGTGATTTGTTTGAACCGGCCCCAACGTGTCCACATGAATGTTCCCAAATGCCAGACGCCACAATCATGTTCTAACAGACACTAATCTGTGCTACactgatcaacaaaataaatagtgtatgatttaatatattgtaCAGTATTGAACGGGGTCGCCTCAAACAAGAAGACCTGTTTACTATTTGTTATGTTCTAGTCGGTCTATGATGCTGTATTATTGTTTCTCTGCgttgttaaaatgaaaaatgtccaaTAAAAAGAGTTTTAAGACCCAACATTATATTTAGAACCACAGGATTACTACCACCAGGAATTATTTATAACAGAGGAGAAGTATGTgccaatatttttttaaattatattatattaagtcAGTGGAGTCTGGACTGAGAAAACCCAACTGGATCAGATGATGGAGTAAAGACTGGCGAAGTCGTGGGAGTGTCAGGAAGGACATGGACACATTTACAGATCCTTAATGAGCTGCCTCAGTAAAAGTGGAGGGTCAGCTGGTTCAGCTTGGCCTCCTCATGGCACAAACACCTTATTTACTCGGTTCATGAAGTGGACGCTGCAGCGGTCGGAGTTTGACTCTGTGCCTGACGCCGTGTGTGGCGCTCTGTTTCCACACCGACACTGGAACATCAAGGATTGGCCAACACTGAGCCCTCTCTGGGCAGAACCCTAAAGACGTATATATGAAACCGTTTTCCACCTCAGACTTTAATCCCTTCGCCTCATCCTTATGGAGGATTTAGTTCTATTTATAAAGTTATGAAAATAGCATCACGACGCACCACAAGACAAACATATCAGTAAATCATCTATAGTACGATGAATAAACACCAACACTGGTACAATTCACTTCTATAGGGAGGTCAGTTAGTTAATTACCATGTACTGTTATAAGATACAATAATTGATCCCACCTTGGGGAAattacagcagcaaaaacaaaaataaagtgcagggaagaaagaaaacagacAATACACACTAGTAAAACAAGAAATattaagagaagaaaggaaaagctgctatttatataaatatttacataaatttagattcaaatgtaaatgttatgtacacatttataatatatatttgcagaagcacatggtgtgatatgggggggatTGTGAACTGTTATAGAGTCTGATACAATTCAAGAtgcccttaaaggagtgatattttgcttacttaaatggaattatgcattttaaaacattttcctgtggtctacataaactgtaaatgctatgcttgggtttgaattcttcatgaattcaacttcacaggtccatcttcagccctatttctgagtaagtttgaacatattttctgtatggactacaaccactgctgctgacaaactatggcgtactctgagacaTGTTCGTTggatgtgcaaatgtcatgacgtagctagttatagattcaacaaattaagcaggaattaaaacaggttgtagaaatccacttgatttttgccaaaataaatataaagatagctttgcagcacctggagggttcaaattcaaactttttgaactattaaggtccaaatacaccaataaatgaaccaaagactaataaaagtgggtctagcaaaatatgacccctttaaatgtgtgtgaaaaagctgatttatttcacaaatgtttctgaATGATCATATGAGCCAATCACTAACAAAGTAGCTAAATGGGATTTTTTCATGTGGCATTTAGTCATTGTTTAGTTTCTATGATGAAGTGACAattcagaatagatgtcatttcattttgggaaaggtaagtcaaagttcaaatttttgtaatgatttttaaaaaatcttcccatttacttataatgggcaaaatacgtgcaaggggcagggtttgttgtgcctggcacaacTTGTTTCTAACATGAGGTTTTAAGTTTGGTCTTTTAGAGAGTAAAAGAAATAACAGTTCCTcagtaaacaaacagataaaacttTCTCTAATATGGTAAGAACATGAAGAAAAATCTGTACAAAAACTCTTCCAGACAGTTTGTGTGTAATTGTCTATAACTAAATGAACTGGGCATTAATCGTACCGACGGCCTGTTCATATTCTAACAGCTTAGCGGGTTCCTCCATTTGGGGAAACCATTAAGTAAAGGAGAGCAAAGAAAATAACACAAGCAATTAAAAGTAAATGATGTCTGCTGGAGTTGCTTTGTTTTCTGGCAggtcctccttccttctcctcaCAGGGAGATTTAACTGGAACCATGTGTTACAGAATCCATTCTATCTGCTCCATCTTGGGGTACGTCTCCATTACAGCATACGGTGACTCAAAAACATGGAGTTTGTCCCATTTTATTGCACACCAAGGACTCTGGACTGATATTTATGAGGATTATGTCGTGGATAAAACTGTTAAAGGCGAATGACATAAAGTCCCAGAGAGTCATGAGTGTGTATGTATAAACGTCTCCACCCCTTTTTCTATGAAAATGCTAATTAATATCAGGTCCAAACAATAAACTGATAAGGACCAGGTGGGGAGGACACTAAAACACAACTGTCGGACCATGGTTCACAACACTTTCATCATCTTGAGCGTGTGGTGGAGGCCACGTCACAAAACGGGGTAGTTTTCAAATATgcgaatgaagtcatattttgttttcatgtatatgtgtaagttttcatgttttcttgccatctgttttatttctagggACTAAAGTAGTATTGTCTTGTTtccttgttgcatattcaaaataaccTGAATGGGCTGAACTTGACCACTGAACTGTGACCATTTTTGACCTCCTCTGTATGCTACTGTGTGACTGGCTGAAAAAATGGATAaggtgatttttttaaatatttcaaaaattcaaaatttgtcaaaaatgggGACAAAATTTGTAGACACTGTCCTAAGGAAGatgcatataaaatttgaaatgaatctaactggtagtttcggagaaaaaaattgttgaaatgtagacattggtgagcttgagtttgacccttcaaggtcaaatgtcatggatccaaatgaaagtccatatatcacTTCCAATCAGTGCTTGATAATAActttgatatctctaaccattcaCATATTATAAACCATCTAAAAGGACCGACCTGTAGTTTtgtgagaagatgtttgaagaaactgccaACAAAGACGACAATAAAGACGAAGGCACTGGACACAGTGCCTTCGCAACAGCTCACGACCTATTGCCTGGTGAGCTAAAAGCCTAATTATTGAGCTCCCACAATAAAAAATTCAAGTGTAAAGTTTTCATGGATGCTGAGTGTGTCCTCCTCTAATTCCAGTGGACTGGTTTCAAGAGGCAAGTGAATGTGTTGAAATGACCCAGAACTCAGTCAACAAAACACATCCTATTTGAACGAAACTGTCGTACATTTGCCCTGAACAACGGGTCAAACTTCCCCGTGCTGGATCTGCTGAGCTACAGGTGCTTTCACACCTACAGATGAGACGTTGTTTGGTTAAACTTCCTGGTAGTTGGGTCGGATCATGTTCCCACCTCAAACTCAACGCTCCAGGTTTCATTTCAGTTGTGTCGCAATGGCTTGCTGTTTTCACcctgataaaatgaacaaatgaactgCACCAGGTAGAAAATAAAGAACGGTTCGATTGAAACAGACTAAAACTACTGGTGTGTAAACATCTTAATGGAGAAATATCCCAGTGAGACTCAGTAGTGATTGCAGCCAAGTTTCTCTAC encodes the following:
- the LOC115419423 gene encoding carbohydrate sulfotransferase 11 codes for the protein MRKPKVIRMVFALSLGCFIMVIFYFNSSLKPASETVGERSSGQKSRRSPLQTLYDGDQVESAVQAIHQGRRELLEEACRSYTRKRRVLIPEDLKHVIVDDQHGLLYCYVPKVACTNWKRVLMVLTGVAGSHRDPLEIPANEAHVPGNLRTLSEYSTSQINQRLRSYLKFVFVREPFERLVSAYRNKFTRSYNTAFHKRYGTKIVQRHRSNPQPEALERGNDVSFEEFVYYLVDPATQREEPFNEHWERVHSLCHPCLIHYDVVGKYETLEQDSRYVLQLAGVEDQVSFPSSSKSTRTTGDMAAQFFHNISPFYQKKLYNLYRMDFLLFNYSLPAYLKFR